AGGCTGACGCCCGGGCTGCGGCGCTACGCGCGCGCGCTGCTCGCCGGCGCCGACAATGAGCGCGCCGACGAGCTGGCTCAGACCGCGCTGCAGACCACGGCCGACGAGGCGCATGGCGAGACTTCTGCGCTGGATCCGCGGGTCGATCTCTATATCGCTCTGACCAACGCCGCGCAGCGGCTGCTGCGCGCGGCGCCCGCGCATCGTCCCTCGCTGCGCCAACCGGCCATCATGCATCGCCTCGCCGATCTCGCCTTGGAGGAGCGCGAGACGCTGCTGCTCGTCGCGCTCGAAGGCTTTACTTACGACGAGGTGGCGCGGATCACCCGTACCGATCGGCCCGTGGTGATGATGCGGCTGATGCGCGCCCGTTCGGCGCTCACCGCCCTCGACCGGAGGCCGACGCCCGACGCCGGCCGGCGTCCCGGACCACATCTTCGCCTCGTGAAATAACCATGCGCGCCGATCCTGTGGACGAGTCCGAGCTGCATGCCTATGTCGACGGCGAGCTCGAGGCGGAGGAGCGCCGCCGCATCGAGGACCATCTCCACAAGCATCAGGAGGACGCCGCGCTGGTCGAGGGCTGGCGGCGCCAGAATGCGGCGTTGCGCTCGGCCTTCGCGCAGACGGTCAAGGAGCCGCTGCCGCCCGCGCTGCGCAGCGTGAGCAAGAGCGGCCTCGCCGCCGGCTTCGGCTCGAGTGTGAATTGGGCGCGCTTCAGCCCCAGCAAGGCGTCGTCGCTGCGCACCCTGCGGCGGCCGGACACGAGCCGCAGGATCCAGCGCCGGCCGATGATCGCCCTCTCGCTGGTGACGCTGGTGGCGGGCGCGCTCGCCGCCGGCGCGGTTCTGCTCGCCCTCACCAGTCCGGCGACGCCACCGGCCGCGCCGGCGCGCGCGCCGGCTTTCGTCGAGCGCGCCGAGATCGCCTATCTTACTTTCGCATCGGACGAGCGGCCGGTGGAACTCGGCGCCGAGCAGGCCGCCGAGCTGTCGAGATGGCTCGCCGCGCGCGTCGGCTTCGGCGTGCTGCCGGATTTGAGCCCCGCCGGGCTCGAGCTGCGCGGCGGACGGCTGACGCCGGGCGCGCAGGGACCGGCGGGCCTGCTGTTCTATCGAGCCGCCGAGGGCGCGCTGGTCGGTCTCTATATCGAGCGCGTGGCCGGCGAGCGCTTCGTCGGGCCGCCGCCGCGGCTCGAGCCGGGACTCGAGACGATCGAATGGCGCGCCGGAGGCCGCGCCTTCGTGCTGCTCGGCCCGGTGAGCGCCGAGGCTCTGCGCGCCGCCGCCG
The sequence above is a segment of the Methylosinus trichosporium OB3b genome. Coding sequences within it:
- a CDS encoding sigma factor-like helix-turn-helix DNA-binding protein, producing MGRPMGKPDDFAETLERLTPGLRRYARALLAGADNERADELAQTALQTTADEAHGETSALDPRVDLYIALTNAAQRLLRAAPAHRPSLRQPAIMHRLADLALEERETLLLVALEGFTYDEVARITRTDRPVVMMRLMRARSALTALDRRPTPDAGRRPGPHLRLVK
- a CDS encoding anti-sigma factor family protein, giving the protein MRADPVDESELHAYVDGELEAEERRRIEDHLHKHQEDAALVEGWRRQNAALRSAFAQTVKEPLPPALRSVSKSGLAAGFGSSVNWARFSPSKASSLRTLRRPDTSRRIQRRPMIALSLVTLVAGALAAGAVLLALTSPATPPAAPARAPAFVERAEIAYLTFASDERPVELGAEQAAELSRWLAARVGFGVLPDLSPAGLELRGGRLTPGAQGPAGLLFYRAAEGALVGLYIERVAGERFVGPPPRLEPGLETIEWRAGGRAFVLLGPVSAEALRAAAEIAARATR